A genomic window from Bradyrhizobium lupini includes:
- a CDS encoding metallopeptidase family protein: MWTELKAPSLAEMEAMAHEVFERLPAEFRRLCEGVIIRVDDFPTEEVLDEMACESEFDLLGLFQGVGLPQQSFADVARLPNMVWLYRRPILDYWAEHDESLGHIVRHVLIHEIGHHFGLSDDDMSAIEAQEPG, encoded by the coding sequence ATGTGGACGGAATTGAAAGCGCCCTCGCTGGCCGAGATGGAAGCGATGGCGCATGAAGTGTTCGAACGCCTGCCGGCGGAGTTTCGTAGGCTGTGCGAGGGCGTGATCATCCGCGTCGACGACTTCCCCACCGAGGAAGTCCTGGACGAGATGGCATGCGAGAGCGAGTTCGACCTGCTCGGCCTGTTCCAGGGCGTCGGCCTGCCGCAGCAGAGTTTTGCCGACGTGGCGCGGCTGCCCAACATGGTCTGGCTCTACCGCCGGCCGATCCTGGATTACTGGGCCGAGCACGACGAAAGCCTCGGCCATATCGTTCGCCACGTCCTGATCCACGAGATTGGCCATCATTTCGGCCTGTCGGACGACGATATGTCCGCGATCGAGGCTCAAGAGCCGGGTTGA
- a CDS encoding caspase domain-containing protein, which produces MKDNATLTLDIDPGKHLMRIFFLAVLLVTSFSFATPALAQQVRVALVIGNGAYEKVPELPNPTRDAADIGRALERLDFKVTQVKNATAQEMRKSVVEFGRSAEGADLAVVFYTGHGMEVSGENWLIPVGAELRSDTDIESEAISLRSVSLQVSKARKLGLVILDACRNNPFAAKMSRSLSTRAVARGLAPTEPSDNVLIAYAARDGTTASDGDGRNSPFTASLLRHIETPGLEISFLFRRVRDDVMAATRREQQPFVYGSLSKEEIYLRAPVASAQAPVASAPAPADAAEDEKFWLAIQTSTVAGLYEEFLTRYPRSSHAAEARQRVKNFKANEVAVLSSPAAPPKPDAKTVVRNLFAPEDNQKVAAIAAAQQLKLPSYAISPDQNDPLNANSRFVGVWSNKRGWTNGKGRYAMLIVTEVSATGLAKGHYLWGPPTKASWVKDEAGYRSFAEYIVNDKFSISGTPVTVRMDKNVLTLSSVNKENPTEKANIELRPVWKLVPAPEDASSKREKTSQPRAAKKERAAEPSPSGNVSGTSMEERYRVCRKLVKGFARREACARTGVI; this is translated from the coding sequence GTGAAAGACAATGCTACCCTCACGCTCGATATTGATCCGGGCAAGCATTTGATGCGCATTTTTTTTCTAGCAGTCCTTCTCGTTACGTCATTTTCATTCGCCACGCCGGCGCTTGCGCAGCAGGTTCGGGTTGCGCTCGTCATCGGTAACGGCGCCTACGAGAAGGTACCCGAGTTGCCGAACCCGACGCGCGATGCGGCCGACATCGGCCGCGCGCTGGAGCGGCTCGACTTCAAAGTCACCCAGGTCAAGAACGCGACTGCGCAAGAGATGAGGAAGTCTGTCGTCGAGTTCGGCCGCTCTGCGGAGGGAGCAGACCTTGCGGTCGTTTTCTATACCGGACACGGCATGGAGGTCAGCGGCGAGAACTGGCTGATTCCGGTCGGCGCAGAGCTGCGCAGCGATACCGACATCGAAAGCGAGGCCATCAGCCTGCGCTCGGTGAGCCTTCAGGTTTCGAAGGCACGAAAGTTGGGCCTTGTGATACTGGACGCATGCCGCAACAATCCTTTTGCCGCAAAGATGAGCCGCTCGCTGAGCACCCGGGCCGTGGCTCGCGGACTCGCTCCGACGGAGCCATCCGATAACGTTCTGATTGCGTACGCCGCCCGGGACGGTACTACGGCAAGCGACGGGGATGGCCGGAACAGCCCATTCACGGCATCGCTCCTTCGCCACATTGAAACGCCGGGGCTGGAGATATCGTTTCTGTTTCGTCGTGTTCGTGACGACGTGATGGCGGCCACCAGACGCGAGCAGCAGCCTTTCGTATACGGCTCTTTGTCGAAGGAAGAGATTTACCTGAGAGCTCCGGTGGCGAGCGCTCAAGCGCCAGTCGCGTCGGCTCCCGCGCCTGCAGATGCCGCGGAGGACGAGAAGTTCTGGCTGGCTATCCAGACGTCCACGGTGGCAGGCCTCTACGAGGAGTTTCTGACCAGGTACCCCCGCAGCAGCCACGCCGCAGAAGCGCGCCAGCGGGTGAAGAATTTCAAGGCCAACGAAGTTGCGGTGCTCTCATCCCCAGCTGCCCCTCCGAAACCGGACGCAAAAACCGTCGTCCGAAATCTATTTGCGCCCGAAGATAACCAGAAAGTTGCAGCCATCGCGGCAGCTCAGCAACTCAAACTGCCAAGCTACGCTATATCGCCTGATCAGAATGATCCGCTCAATGCTAACTCCAGATTTGTCGGCGTGTGGTCCAACAAACGTGGATGGACGAATGGCAAAGGACGCTATGCCATGCTGATCGTTACGGAGGTCTCTGCCACCGGGTTAGCCAAGGGACACTACCTCTGGGGACCGCCGACAAAGGCATCGTGGGTGAAGGATGAGGCGGGGTACCGGTCGTTTGCCGAATACATTGTGAACGACAAATTTTCCATCAGCGGAACACCCGTCACCGTCAGGATGGACAAGAACGTCCTTACGCTGTCGTCCGTCAACAAGGAAAATCCAACTGAGAAGGCGAACATAGAGCTCCGCCCTGTCTGGAAGCTCGTGCCAGCGCCGGAGGATGCTTCAAGCAAGCGCGAGAAAACCTCGCAGCCTCGTGCCGCCAAAAAGGAACGCGCGGCCGAACCGAGCCCGTCAGGCAATGTCAGTGGGACGAGCATGGAAGAGCGCTATCGTGTTTGCAGAAAGCTCGTCAAAGGATTTGCCCGGCGCGAGGCTTGTGCCCGTACGGGCGTGATCTAG
- the leuD gene encoding 3-isopropylmalate dehydratase small subunit produces MDKFTTLEGVAAPLKIINVDTDMIIPKQYLKTIKRTGLGKGLFSEQRYKDDGSENPDFVLNQPAYRNAKVLVAGDNFGCGSSREHAPWALLDFGIRCVISTSFGDIFYNNCFKNGILPIRVAQEDLDKLFDDAERGANATLTIDLPNQEIRGPDGGKVKFEIDPFRKHCLINGLDDIGLTMEKKASIDTYEDKLKRERAWA; encoded by the coding sequence ATGGACAAGTTCACCACGCTGGAAGGCGTCGCGGCGCCGCTGAAGATCATCAATGTCGACACCGACATGATCATTCCGAAGCAGTACCTCAAGACCATCAAGCGCACCGGCCTTGGCAAGGGGCTCTTCTCCGAGCAGCGCTACAAGGACGACGGCAGCGAGAATCCGGATTTCGTCCTCAACCAGCCCGCCTATCGCAATGCGAAGGTGCTGGTTGCCGGCGACAATTTCGGCTGCGGCTCGAGCCGCGAGCACGCGCCCTGGGCGCTGCTCGACTTCGGCATCCGCTGCGTGATCTCGACCTCGTTCGGCGACATCTTCTACAACAACTGCTTCAAGAACGGCATTCTGCCGATCCGCGTGGCCCAGGAAGACCTCGACAAGCTGTTCGACGACGCCGAGCGCGGCGCCAACGCGACGCTGACGATCGACCTGCCGAACCAGGAGATCCGCGGTCCCGACGGCGGCAAGGTCAAGTTCGAGATCGACCCGTTCCGCAAGCACTGCCTGATCAACGGCCTCGACGACATCGGCCTGACGATGGAGAAGAAGGCCTCGATCGACACCTATGAGGACAAGCTCAAGCGCGAACGCGCCTGGGCCTGA